ATGTTAGATGCATTTGATAGCAGAAATCCAAGCGATTATACTGCAGGTTTTCCAATGCATCCTCACAGAGGAATTGAAACTGTAAGTTTTATCAGCAAAGGTGAAATGCTTCATAGAGATCACTTAGGAACAGAAGCTGTTATTTATGATGGGGAAGCCCAATGGTTAACAGCAGGATCAGGTGCTGAACATGAAGAATTTCCTGGAGGAGAACGTATACTAGGAACACAAATGTGGCTGAACCTTCCTGCAAAAGATAAAATGACTGCACCTCCAGCATATCACAGCATCGATAAGGATGAAATTAAAGAATTTCCATTAGATGGAGGTATCTTACGTTTAGTTACTGGAGAATATAACAATGAAAAAGCTTGGCAAGGAAAATACCTACCTCTAGATTTTTATGACATACATCTAGAGCCTAATGCAAAAGTAGAAATTCCAGTGCAAGAAGGATGGTCTGCCTTTGTCTTTACACTAGTTGGTGATGTAGAGATAAGTGAAACATTAGTTGAAGAAAAAACAGCTGCAAAATTAAGTGATGGAAATCATATAATCCTAGAAACAAAGGATAAGACTGCAGAAGTATTATTGTATAGCTCTAAAAGATTAGATGAGCCAGTAGCTTGGGCAGGTCCAATTGTTATGAATAC
Above is a genomic segment from Methanobrevibacter olleyae containing:
- a CDS encoding pirin family protein, with product MMRKVVHQTKGHKEIDGAGVHLVRVLGNQTTDIHDPFLMLDAFDSRNPSDYTAGFPMHPHRGIETVSFISKGEMLHRDHLGTEAVIYDGEAQWLTAGSGAEHEEFPGGERILGTQMWLNLPAKDKMTAPPAYHSIDKDEIKEFPLDGGILRLVTGEYNNEKAWQGKYLPLDFYDIHLEPNAKVEIPVQEGWSAFVFTLVGDVEISETLVEEKTAAKLSDGNHIILETKDKTAEVLLYSSKRLDEPVAWAGPIVMNTIEELNQAFDDLQEGRFIKEQTEY